The genome window CTCCTAGTTTAACTCCCTCACGCATTACCGGCAAATTTTGAAGCATCTTGTAGCCATGAGTTGGATGGTAACGGATTTCATTATATTCTTCTGGTAAGAGGGCTGTTTGTTTATCTAAGATTTTAGGTGATATCTTTGCCATCCCGCAATCTGACAATAAGCCTGCAAGTGCAATTTGCATCCAATCTCCTTTTTCATAATTTTGCTTTTTAGCTAGAAAACCCGAAAGTAGTCCAACAGTTACTGAATGATGATACAAGTAGTCCTCTTTAGTAGAGTAATGGTGTAACGTAAAGATCTCTGACCCTGACTGAAGGCTGCGTTCTAATAGTGGTATAAAAAATTTACGTACCTTCGGAATATCAATCTGAGATCCTGATTGCCAATCTAAGAATATTTTCTTATATGCTTGCACTGATTTTAAATAATGTGCTGTAAATGAAATATTTTCATTCTCATCTTCCACTGCTATATCATCAACATTTGCATAAGGTCTAAATGGTTGACCGTTAACCAGTGTTGATTCCACCTGAACTTCATTAATTAAGAACGCCTGAAGTAGTTGCATATGCTTGGTATTTATTATCGTCTTTTTAGGAATTAATGGTTTATTAGTTAATGAGGTGACATCCGTTGACAATATACAACCATCTCTAAGCTGGGTAATAGGAATTTTCATATTTGTCTCCTCTCGATTGTAAACTTGTCCTATTATTATATTTTACTAAAAAAAAAGGAACACTTCGACGTGTTCCCTAAAAAAATTTATTCTTGATTATTTTCATTTTCTGAATCAGAAGCATTGTCCAGAGTTTCAGCTCCTTCAAGTTCTTCCTCTTCAAATTCCTTCTCATCTTCTTTTTCAACTACTGCAATTGTAGATACATTCTCTTCTTCGCCTAATCGAATTAATCTTACACCTTGTGCATATCTTCCGAATTGCGATATTCCTTCAGTTGCCATTCTGATAATTACACCGCTTGCTGTTATTATCATAATATCTTCTTCACCAGTTACTGTTTTAATTGACATTACAGTACCTGTCTTGTCTGTAATAGTTGTTGTACGGAGTCCTTTACCACCACGGCTTTGTATACGATATTCATCTTTCGGTGTCCGTTTTCCGTAACCGTTTTTCGTCACAACTAACACATCATAACCATCTTCTAGGATTTCCATCCCGACAACTTCATCATCTTCGTCTAATGTTATCCCTTTAACACCAGTTGCCGTTCTTCCCATTGATCTAACATCCTGTTCATGGAAACGAATGAGCATTCCTTTCTTCGTACCGATGATAATGTCTTTTGTACCATCCGTATTTTTGACAGAGATGAGTTCATCTCCCTCACGAAGATTTACTGCTATTAATCCGCCTTTTCTTATATTACTGAAGGATGATAATGGAGAGCGTTTTGAAATACCTTGCTTCGTCGTAAAGAATAGGTATGCATCATCTGAAAACTCACTTACAGATATCATTGCATTAATCCATTCTCCTTTATCAATCTCTAGTAAATTGATAATCGGAATTCCTTTTGCAGTTCGACTAAATTCAGGAATCTCGTACCCCTTCGTTCTGTATACTTTTCCTTTATTCGTAAAGAATAGGATTGTATTATGAGTGGATGTAGTCAATAACTGTTCTACAAAGTCATCTTCATTCGTTGACATTCCTTGTATCCCACGTCCACCACGTTTTTGAGAACGATACGTAGAAGCAGGGAGTCGTTTAATATAGCCATTGTGGGTTAAGGAAATTACAATGTTTTCTTCTGGAATTAAGTCTTCATCTTCAATCATTTCAAAGCCGCCTGCGACGATTTCAGTCCTTCTTTCATCGTTAAAGCGTTCTTTCACTTCTGTTAATTCTTCTCTAATAATTTCTAGAACCTTTTCATCATCAGCTAGTATAGCTTTAAGCTCTGCGATCAACTTCATCAGCTCTTGATATTCTTCCTCAATCTTTTCTCTTTCTAGTCCTGTTAAGCGTTGCAAACGCATATCTAAGATTGCTTGTGCTTGCTTTTCAGATAAAGAGAATTGAGTCATTAATCCTTCTCTTGCTATATCAGTTGTTCTTGAACCACGAATTAATGCAATTACTTCATCTAAGTGATCTAACGCAATACGTAAACCTTCTAGAATATGAGCTCGTGCTTCAGCTTTCTCTAGTTCAAACTGAGTTCTTCTACGAATAACTACTCGTTGGTGTTCAAGATAATGATATAGAATTTCCTTCAGGTTCAATACCTTTGGATGTCCATCTACAAGTGCTAGCATGTTTATACCAAAGCTTGTTTGAAGTGCCGTTTGTTTATATAAATTATTTAACAGTACGTTTGCATTTGCATCACGACGTACTTCAATAACGATACGCATACCTGTTCGGTCAGATTCATCACGTAAATCTGTAATTCCATCAATCTTCTTATCGCGAACTAGCTCCGCAATCTTTTCGATTAATTTAGCTTTGTTTACTTGATATGGAAGTTCCGTAACGATAATAGTTTGCTTTCCATTTGACTTTTCTTCAATTTCAACCTTTGCACGGACAAGAATTGATCCTCTACCCGTTTGATATGCTTTTCGAATACCACTTCGTCCTAAGATTTGCCCGGATGTAGGGAAGTCAGGACCTTTAATGATTTCCATTAGGTCTTCTATTGTGATATCAGGATCTTTACTAACAGCAAGAACACCGTCAATAACTTCTCCAAGTTGGTGAGGTGGGATATTTGTTGCCATTCCTACTGCGATACCTGCTGCTCCATTAACTAAAAGATTAGGGAATCTTGCAGGTAAAACAACTGGTTCTCTTTCAGATCCATCATAGTTATCTTTATAATCGATCGTATTTTTATTAATATCGCGAAGTATCTCCATAGAGATTTTAGACATACGTGCTTCGGTGTAACGCATTGCCGCAGCAGCATCTCCGTCTACTGAACCGAAGTTCCCATGTCCGTCCACTAACATATAACGATAGTTAAAGTCCTGTGCCATACGTACCATTGTTTCATAAACCGCAGAATCTCCATGTGGATGATACTTACCAATTACTTCACCGACGATACGAGCTGACTTTTTATAGGCTTTATCTGCTGTCATTCCAAGGTCGTTCATAGCATATAAAATACGTCTATGTACAGGCTTGAGCCCATCCCTAACATCGGGAAGGGCACGTGAAACAATAACACTCATTGCATAATCTAGAAATGATGTTTTCATTTCATGACTTATATTAATTTCTTTTACTTGTGATTTACGACTCTCAGTCATATTCATCCTCCTTGAGGAGTTTCAGGATCATCCTATATTAGATATCTAAGTTTTTAACGTACTGTGCATTTTCTTCAATAAAATTACGTCTTGGATCAACCTTATCTCCCATTAACATTTCAAACGTTTCATCCGCTTCGATAGCGTCTTGTAAAGTTACTTGAAGTAATGTTCTTGTTTCTGGGTCCATTGTTGTTTCCCATAATTGAGTAGGGTTCATTTCTCCAAGACCCTTATAACGCTGAATGCCAGGCTTAGGTTGACTAGACATGCTTCCTAATGTTTCTTCTAATTCACGATCATTATAAGCATACTCAATACGTTTACCTTGTTGAACTTTATATAATGGTGGTTGAGCAATATAAATATAGCCATATTCAATAATCGGTCTCATGTAACGGTAGAAGAAAGTTAATAGTAATGTTCGAATATGTGCACCGTCTACGTCCGCATCTGTCATAATGACAACTTTATGATAACG of Bacillus sp. BGMRC 2118 contains these proteins:
- a CDS encoding HD-GYP domain-containing protein, encoding MKIPITQLRDGCILSTDVTSLTNKPLIPKKTIINTKHMQLLQAFLINEVQVESTLVNGQPFRPYANVDDIAVEDENENISFTAHYLKSVQAYKKIFLDWQSGSQIDIPKVRKFFIPLLERSLQSGSEIFTLHHYSTKEDYLYHHSVTVGLLSGFLAKKQNYEKGDWMQIALAGLLSDCGMAKISPKILDKQTALLPEEYNEIRYHPTHGYKMLQNLPVMREGVKLGVFQHHERTDGSGYPLGITGEKIHPYGKIIAVADVYHAMTSERAYRSKQSPFKVLEMILQDSFGQFDIKIIQALTAGLANFSIGTKVKLSDGQTGEIVFVESNSPTRPMVKLEGTDEFIQLSNRLDLFIEEIITE
- the gyrA gene encoding DNA gyrase subunit A, whose amino-acid sequence is MTESRKSQVKEINISHEMKTSFLDYAMSVIVSRALPDVRDGLKPVHRRILYAMNDLGMTADKAYKKSARIVGEVIGKYHPHGDSAVYETMVRMAQDFNYRYMLVDGHGNFGSVDGDAAAAMRYTEARMSKISMEILRDINKNTIDYKDNYDGSEREPVVLPARFPNLLVNGAAGIAVGMATNIPPHQLGEVIDGVLAVSKDPDITIEDLMEIIKGPDFPTSGQILGRSGIRKAYQTGRGSILVRAKVEIEEKSNGKQTIIVTELPYQVNKAKLIEKIAELVRDKKIDGITDLRDESDRTGMRIVIEVRRDANANVLLNNLYKQTALQTSFGINMLALVDGHPKVLNLKEILYHYLEHQRVVIRRRTQFELEKAEARAHILEGLRIALDHLDEVIALIRGSRTTDIAREGLMTQFSLSEKQAQAILDMRLQRLTGLEREKIEEEYQELMKLIAELKAILADDEKVLEIIREELTEVKERFNDERRTEIVAGGFEMIEDEDLIPEENIVISLTHNGYIKRLPASTYRSQKRGGRGIQGMSTNEDDFVEQLLTTSTHNTILFFTNKGKVYRTKGYEIPEFSRTAKGIPIINLLEIDKGEWINAMISVSEFSDDAYLFFTTKQGISKRSPLSSFSNIRKGGLIAVNLREGDELISVKNTDGTKDIIIGTKKGMLIRFHEQDVRSMGRTATGVKGITLDEDDEVVGMEILEDGYDVLVVTKNGYGKRTPKDEYRIQSRGGKGLRTTTITDKTGTVMSIKTVTGEEDIMIITASGVIIRMATEGISQFGRYAQGVRLIRLGEEENVSTIAVVEKEDEKEFEEEELEGAETLDNASDSENENNQE